The Methanothrix soehngenii GP6 genome has a window encoding:
- a CDS encoding ATP-dependent DNA ligase — protein MLYRQIAQSIEELSSAPRSCKAELCSRLIVEMKPELLCPTIRLLLGQLWPPWEGREMGVGPEGVAAALEEISEENISLLRDRMGEMGLVAEAALAEKGQHSLSSEPLQSMSVYEQLRRISLIRGKDSEQRKNALLRGLFQDASPLEGKYIARTVLGNMLAGIGDKTMLAAFALAFCCDPDQIHRAYSLLPDPGKIAIMAAGNHLERASIQPGIPIKPMTLCALKAEDLKTVREAGEESVGWAVLPRYHALRVQVHNTGDGAYIFSSRQKNITTSLNGLAQRLSGMDDEFIIDADLIGFHEGKMCSQSEMLRYINRRRLSRRSSISPALLAYDLIYISGENTISLPFQERRKRMLKALGEPRSMPFQGISATRECIVLEKELKKDSIQSHLDQMVEEGGVGLMVRSLLGLYRPGECSRCDFFVGREMSISAVIVRAEWGRRSSDQIFSRFLVALREGDDLVPVGWIGGQSGQKDILELDRQLKALAREWDDTGACVNPQVLLKLKIQGARRNDKGYAIVRPQVLGIDLFASWEDADELTRLFSSSGR, from the coding sequence ATGCTCTATCGCCAAATAGCCCAGTCTATAGAGGAGCTATCCTCCGCCCCGCGCAGCTGCAAAGCGGAGTTGTGCTCCCGCCTGATTGTTGAGATGAAACCTGAATTGCTCTGCCCTACGATCCGTCTCCTGTTGGGCCAGCTCTGGCCGCCCTGGGAGGGCAGGGAGATGGGGGTGGGGCCAGAGGGAGTCGCTGCCGCTCTGGAGGAAATCTCGGAAGAGAATATATCCCTGCTCAGAGATCGAATGGGGGAGATGGGGCTGGTGGCGGAGGCTGCACTGGCGGAAAAAGGCCAGCATTCGCTCTCCAGTGAGCCTCTACAGTCCATGTCCGTATACGAACAGCTAAGGCGGATCTCTCTGATTCGGGGCAAGGACTCCGAGCAGAGAAAGAACGCTCTTCTCCGGGGCCTCTTCCAGGATGCGAGTCCCCTTGAGGGAAAGTATATCGCTCGCACAGTTCTAGGAAATATGCTCGCCGGAATCGGCGATAAGACCATGCTTGCTGCTTTTGCTCTGGCCTTCTGCTGTGACCCGGATCAGATTCATAGGGCCTATAGCCTCCTGCCGGACCCGGGCAAGATCGCCATCATGGCTGCCGGAAACCATTTGGAAAGAGCGTCCATCCAGCCGGGCATTCCCATAAAGCCGATGACGCTATGCGCCCTGAAGGCAGAGGATCTAAAGACCGTCAGAGAAGCGGGAGAGGAATCAGTGGGATGGGCGGTTTTACCCAGGTATCATGCCCTGAGGGTGCAGGTTCATAATACAGGAGATGGGGCTTATATCTTCAGCTCCCGGCAGAAGAACATCACCACCTCGTTAAACGGCCTGGCCCAAAGGCTGAGCGGCATGGATGATGAATTCATAATCGATGCCGATCTGATCGGCTTTCATGAGGGGAAGATGTGCTCTCAATCGGAGATGCTCAGATATATCAACCGCCGCCGCCTCTCCCGAAGAAGCAGCATATCGCCTGCCCTGCTAGCCTACGATCTTATCTACATTTCTGGCGAGAACACCATCTCCCTGCCCTTCCAGGAGAGGCGAAAGAGGATGCTGAAAGCTTTGGGCGAGCCCAGGTCCATGCCCTTTCAGGGAATATCTGCGACCCGTGAATGTATCGTCCTGGAGAAGGAGCTAAAGAAGGACTCTATTCAGAGCCATCTGGACCAGATGGTGGAAGAGGGCGGAGTGGGCTTGATGGTGCGGAGCCTTCTGGGCCTCTACCGGCCTGGAGAATGCAGCAGATGCGATTTCTTTGTGGGAAGAGAGATGTCCATATCAGCCGTTATCGTCCGGGCGGAGTGGGGCCGGAGGAGCAGTGATCAGATCTTCTCTCGATTTCTCGTCGCCCTGCGAGAAGGGGACGACCTCGTGCCAGTGGGCTGGATAGGGGGTCAATCGGGCCAGAAGGATATTCTGGAGCTGGATCGCCAGTTGAAAGCCCTAGCCAGAGAATGGGATGATACTGGTGCTTGTGTCAATCCCCAGGTTCTCCTCAAGCTGAAGATCCAGGGTGCTCGCAGGAACGATAAGGGCTATGCCATCGTCCGCCCTCAGGTTTTAGGGATCGATCTTTTTGCCTCCTGGGAGGATGCGGATGAACTGACTAGGCTTTTTTCATCCTCTGGCCGATGA
- a CDS encoding SPL family radical SAM protein, with product MILRAFDPWKSELCTCPAKLSLNPYTGCPHGCLYCYASSYIPRFHSCRPKVDLLRRLDREAAKVVPGLFIAISNSSDPYPPIEKELGLTRGCLRILKERNFRVQIVTKSDLVTRDIDLLAAMKAAVAVTVTTLDDSLSLRLEPGAPSPKRRLFALNELSRAGIPLSARIDPIIPGINDCGIEDLVYSLHSAGVRHITSSTYKARPDSIKKITAAFPEEGAALKALFSRGGRYSGSSYLPADLRRSILEDVASHAHQTGITFSTCREGFAFEEGISCDGSHLLPL from the coding sequence ATGATCCTCAGAGCATTTGACCCCTGGAAGAGCGAGCTGTGCACCTGCCCTGCCAAGCTCAGCCTCAATCCCTATACCGGTTGCCCGCACGGCTGCCTTTACTGCTATGCCTCATCTTATATCCCCCGGTTCCATTCCTGCCGGCCGAAGGTCGATCTATTGAGGAGGCTTGACCGAGAGGCGGCCAAGGTCGTCCCCGGACTCTTTATTGCTATCTCCAACAGCTCCGATCCTTATCCTCCCATAGAAAAGGAGCTGGGATTGACCAGGGGATGCCTGAGGATACTGAAAGAGAGGAACTTTCGGGTGCAGATCGTCACAAAGTCCGATCTTGTCACCAGGGATATCGATCTCCTCGCCGCAATGAAGGCGGCGGTGGCCGTCACAGTCACCACATTGGATGATTCCCTAAGCCTGAGGCTGGAGCCGGGGGCGCCATCGCCAAAAAGAAGGCTCTTTGCACTGAATGAGCTATCTCGAGCGGGAATTCCCCTGTCAGCCAGAATCGATCCCATCATCCCGGGAATCAATGACTGCGGGATCGAGGACCTGGTCTATTCTCTTCATTCCGCTGGGGTCAGGCATATAACCTCCTCCACATATAAGGCACGGCCAGATAGCATAAAAAAAATCACTGCTGCCTTTCCGGAGGAGGGAGCGGCCCTAAAAGCGCTCTTCTCCCGGGGAGGGAGATATTCGGGCAGCAGCTATCTTCCGGCGGATTTGAGAAGGAGCATTCTGGAGGATGTAGCATCCCATGCCCATCAGACTGGCATCACCTTCTCCACCTGCAGGGAGGGATTCGCATTTGAGGAGGGCATAAGCTGCGATGGCTCTCATCTCCTGCCTCTGTAA
- a CDS encoding SdrD B-like domain-containing protein, which yields MKNILAISMAIMIAAIVMMPALGYSEEMAENPSYTVASAGNQSYSAGSAGSQSYTATSAGVLSNTAANAGRKGFSFSTGVAAHNLTSDMVTEVNSVSASPELGIRIPYSIKDGSMVPYSIQQGFIVPYSSKLGSIVPYSIQMGSYASYSIKLMDETNATLRGTYQTVKLEPTKLGSIARKEAVALAGETPSVAAVETPEVQEVALNETAALNETVALNETVALNETAALNETAALNETAALNETVALNETAALNETVALNETAALNETVALNETVALNETIALNETVALNETVALNETVALNETVALNETVALNETVALNETVALNETAATDAVAEAVRGYTIEGVVFEDLDGNGVMNVNESGLANWTVNLEQPEGVIITSVNTSADGKFIFLNQLPGVYTIKEVLQAGWTLISPADGKFTAEVINESVTHLEFANNQS from the coding sequence ATGAAAAACATTCTGGCCATCAGCATGGCCATCATGATAGCAGCCATTGTTATGATGCCTGCTCTAGGTTATTCTGAGGAGATGGCAGAAAATCCGTCTTATACAGTGGCCTCGGCAGGGAATCAGTCTTATTCTGCAGGCTCTGCAGGAAGTCAATCTTATACCGCCACATCAGCAGGAGTGCTGTCCAATACCGCAGCCAATGCTGGAAGAAAAGGCTTTAGCTTCTCAACCGGAGTTGCCGCTCATAACCTCACCTCGGATATGGTAACAGAAGTAAATTCTGTGAGCGCCTCTCCAGAACTGGGCATCAGGATTCCCTACTCCATCAAAGACGGATCCATGGTTCCTTACTCCATCCAGCAAGGATTCATTGTCCCATACTCGTCAAAGCTGGGATCCATCGTTCCCTACTCGATCCAGATGGGATCATATGCTTCGTACTCTATCAAGCTGATGGATGAGACCAACGCTACCCTACGAGGCACCTATCAGACCGTGAAGCTCGAGCCAACGAAGCTGGGCAGCATTGCCCGCAAAGAGGCCGTAGCATTGGCAGGCGAAACCCCGTCTGTTGCCGCGGTCGAGACACCAGAGGTCCAGGAAGTAGCTCTGAATGAGACGGCAGCTCTGAATGAGACTGTAGCTTTGAATGAGACTGTAGCTTTGAATGAGACGGCAGCTCTGAATGAGACGGCAGCTCTGAATGAGACGGCAGCTCTGAATGAGACGGTAGCTCTGAATGAGACGGCAGCTCTGAATGAGACGGTAGCTCTGAATGAGACGGCAGCTCTGAATGAGACGGTAGCTCTGAATGAGACGGTAGCTCTGAATGAGACGATAGCTCTGAATGAGACGGTAGCTCTGAATGAGACGGTAGCTCTGAATGAGACGGTAGCTCTGAATGAGACGGTAGCTCTGAATGAGACGGTAGCTCTGAATGAGACGGTAGCTCTGAATGAGACGGTAGCTCTGAATGAGACCGCCGCAACTGATGCCGTCGCTGAAGCGGTACGGGGATACACCATTGAGGGCGTTGTATTCGAGGATCTGGACGGAAATGGGGTAATGAATGTCAACGAATCTGGCCTTGCCAATTGGACAGTCAACCTGGAGCAACCTGAGGGTGTGATTATCACGAGCGTCAACACCTCAGCAGACGGAAAGTTCATCTTCCTCAACCAGCTTCCTGGTGTATATACAATCAAAGAGGTCCTTCAAGCAGGCTGGACGCTTATCTCACCCGCTGATGGCAAGTTCACCGCAGAGGTCATAAACGAGAGCGTGACCCACCTGGAGTTCGCCAATAACCAATCCTGA
- a CDS encoding geranylgeranyl reductase family protein: protein MFDLVVVGAGPAGSTAARIAAGMGLKVLILEKEKFPRYKPCGGALSERATSWLDLRLPEAVCEKAITGARIHYHEWVQDKVKAYRLSTLINRSAFDQFLLQKAIETGASVSFSRVLNYSSKEDHVSVQTDDQIYRSRFLIVASGCQDSLRSRISGKASRDDIGVCLVTEIEADDRDIEARLGSFLDIHFGIAGGGYGWIFPHRGYYSVGIGGLASQLRHPRMIMKGFLENNGFDRDQIIHGHTIPQGGKKKRISLGRVLLTGDAASLVDSFSGEGIYYALRSGEMAARAIGEEKERDVARLYEKRCNKELGEELRYALILSQAMHRHPKAFSWMLERHNEVLDRYIEIAAAKRSYKDFVRWLVPRLPMGILSAR, encoded by the coding sequence GTGTTTGACCTAGTTGTGGTGGGCGCTGGGCCGGCTGGCTCGACTGCTGCTCGGATAGCAGCCGGAATGGGCCTTAAGGTCTTAATCCTGGAAAAGGAAAAGTTTCCCCGCTACAAGCCCTGCGGGGGCGCTCTATCGGAGAGGGCGACCTCCTGGCTGGACCTTCGCCTTCCCGAGGCCGTATGCGAGAAGGCCATAACCGGAGCTCGGATCCACTACCACGAATGGGTTCAAGACAAGGTCAAGGCCTACAGACTCAGTACTCTGATCAACCGGAGCGCCTTTGACCAGTTCCTACTTCAGAAGGCAATCGAGACCGGAGCCAGTGTCTCATTCTCTCGTGTTCTGAACTACAGCAGCAAAGAGGATCATGTATCCGTTCAGACAGATGATCAGATCTATAGATCACGATTTTTGATCGTTGCCTCCGGCTGCCAGGATTCTTTAAGAAGCCGGATATCGGGAAAGGCCTCAAGAGATGATATCGGGGTCTGTCTGGTAACAGAGATCGAGGCGGATGATAGGGATATTGAGGCCAGACTGGGCAGCTTTCTTGATATTCATTTCGGGATAGCAGGCGGAGGCTATGGCTGGATCTTCCCTCACCGTGGATACTACTCCGTGGGCATAGGGGGCCTGGCATCCCAGCTTCGCCATCCCCGCATGATAATGAAAGGCTTCCTTGAGAACAACGGCTTTGACCGGGATCAGATAATTCATGGCCACACCATACCGCAAGGAGGAAAGAAGAAGAGGATCTCCCTGGGCAGGGTGCTCTTGACGGGGGACGCAGCCAGCCTGGTGGATTCCTTCTCTGGTGAGGGCATCTATTATGCTTTGCGTTCGGGAGAGATGGCGGCAAGGGCGATAGGAGAGGAGAAAGAGAGAGATGTTGCCCGGCTCTATGAGAAGAGATGCAACAAGGAGCTTGGCGAGGAGCTCAGATATGCCTTGATCCTATCCCAGGCCATGCACCGCCATCCCAAAGCCTTCTCCTGGATGCTGGAACGGCATAATGAGGTATTAGACAGGTATATTGAGATTGCTGCTGCCAAAAGGTCTTATAAGGATTTTGTGCGCTGGCTGGTGCCCAGGCTGCCCATGGGGATCTTGTCCGCCCGTTGA
- a CDS encoding P-II family nitrogen regulator yields the protein MKKIEAIVRPERLERVKEALEEIGVVALTTTEIQGRGEQKGIKLQYRGGTMDVDLLTKLKLELYVADESVDPVLKAICDAARTGKFGDGRIFVSPVERSVKVRTGEVFT from the coding sequence ATGAAAAAGATCGAGGCAATAGTACGACCGGAGAGGCTGGAGAGGGTCAAAGAGGCTCTGGAGGAGATAGGCGTGGTCGCCCTGACCACCACTGAGATCCAGGGCAGAGGTGAGCAGAAAGGAATCAAGCTCCAGTACCGGGGAGGCACAATGGATGTCGACCTCTTAACCAAGCTCAAGCTGGAGCTTTACGTAGCTGACGAATCTGTCGATCCAGTGCTGAAGGCCATCTGCGATGCTGCTCGAACCGGCAAGTTCGGGGACGGCAGGATCTTCGTAAGCCCGGTGGAAAGATCGGTTAAAGTGAGGACAGGTGAGGTCTTCACCTGA
- a CDS encoding ammonium transporter, which translates to MPIDSGDTAWVLVSTAMVMLMTPGVGLFYGGLVRKKTVVSMIGLSFLAFALASLQWVFLGYSLSFGQDIGGAIGALDYLALNGIGLGEAPLAGNLPHLLYVAFQMVFAAVTLAILTSAVAERVRLGSFIVLALLWTTLVYDPLAHWVWAGGWLAQMGALDFAGGTVVHISSGFSALAIAMVIGKRVGFGSYVMEPHNIPMAMLGAGLLWFGWFGFNAGSALGANGLAASALVVTNTSAAAGALTWLLSSWLKGKPSALGMVSGGIAGLVAITPAAGFVDVLGALVIGAVAGVLCYMSLLFRVSRGLDESCDAWAVHGMGGLWGAVATGIFATSAVNSYTGLLQGNFNQFAVQIMAAGISVVYAFVVTYALAKLVDSFMGLRVTEDEEYVGLDISQHGEKAYA; encoded by the coding sequence ATGCCAATAGACAGCGGAGACACAGCCTGGGTCTTGGTCTCAACCGCCATGGTCATGCTCATGACCCCGGGGGTAGGCCTATTCTATGGCGGCCTGGTGCGCAAGAAGACTGTGGTATCGATGATTGGCCTCTCCTTCCTGGCCTTTGCCCTGGCCAGCCTTCAGTGGGTTTTCCTGGGCTACAGCCTCTCATTTGGCCAGGATATAGGCGGAGCAATAGGTGCTCTGGATTACCTTGCCTTGAATGGCATAGGCCTGGGCGAAGCGCCACTGGCGGGAAATCTGCCCCATCTGCTCTACGTCGCCTTCCAGATGGTCTTCGCTGCGGTGACCTTGGCCATCCTCACCTCAGCGGTGGCGGAGAGGGTGCGCCTTGGCTCCTTCATCGTGCTCGCTCTGCTCTGGACCACCCTGGTCTATGATCCCCTGGCCCACTGGGTCTGGGCAGGTGGCTGGCTGGCTCAGATGGGGGCCCTGGACTTTGCCGGTGGGACGGTGGTCCATATAAGCTCCGGCTTCTCCGCCCTGGCCATAGCGATGGTGATTGGAAAGAGGGTGGGCTTCGGCTCCTATGTCATGGAGCCCCATAATATCCCCATGGCCATGCTGGGCGCCGGACTGCTGTGGTTTGGCTGGTTTGGCTTCAATGCCGGCTCCGCTCTGGGAGCGAACGGCCTTGCTGCCTCTGCCCTGGTGGTGACCAATACCTCCGCTGCTGCCGGTGCTCTGACCTGGCTCCTCTCCAGCTGGCTGAAGGGCAAGCCCAGCGCCCTGGGAATGGTGAGCGGCGGCATAGCCGGCCTGGTGGCCATAACCCCTGCCGCTGGCTTTGTGGACGTGCTTGGAGCCCTGGTAATCGGAGCGGTGGCCGGGGTCCTCTGCTATATGTCCCTCCTCTTCCGGGTGAGCCGGGGGCTGGACGAGAGCTGCGATGCCTGGGCGGTCCACGGCATGGGCGGCCTGTGGGGAGCGGTAGCTACGGGCATATTCGCCACCTCCGCAGTCAACAGCTACACCGGCCTATTGCAGGGCAACTTCAATCAGTTCGCTGTGCAGATCATGGCCGCTGGCATATCGGTGGTCTATGCCTTTGTGGTGACATATGCCCTGGCCAAGCTGGTGGACTCGTTCATGGGCTTGCGCGTGACTGAGGACGAAGAGTATGTGGGCCTGGATATATCCCAGCATGGGGAGAAGGCCTATGCCTGA
- a CDS encoding PINc/VapC family ATPase, which translates to MAQPLVPDTSVVIDGRVSARIKSGELQGRRIVVPEAVVAELEAQANHGREIGLKGLEELRKLSELAKAGKIELEYVGIRPNLDQIKLAGGGEIDAMIRDVALELGASFLTSDQVQSRVAEAMGLDVEYVRPQREAIKPLSLDRYFTEDTLSIHLKESAIPMAKRGHVGDFSLVRLGERPSSERELRDLSREIYERAKADPDGYVEMEKMGAAIIQIGPMRIAIAKPPFSDGLEITAVRPVAKVSFDSYRHSSMLKTRLKEGQRGILIAGPPGSGKSTFAAGLAEYLLDCNYVVKTLESPRDLQVPPEITQYGPLEGSMEASADILLLVRPDYTIYDEVRKTRDFQVFADMRLAGVGMIGVVHANKPIDSLQRLLGRVELGMIPQVVDTVVFIERGEVTKVLDVEFVVKVPSGMVEADLARPVIVVKDFESGQAEYEMYSYGEEIVVMPVTREERKPSWNLASREIEKEISHHVRGPFKVEMLTDSSAVIHVPQEDAARVIGKAGKNIDQIERSLGMHIDVRARDEPSVPEPRMEETAKHIILWLDGMAGESVDVSVGDEPAFTATVGRRGDIRIAKSSEMAKRIIKKMKKGESIEVHRSGSEWNG; encoded by the coding sequence ATGGCGCAACCGCTAGTGCCAGATACCAGCGTGGTAATAGATGGCAGAGTCTCTGCTAGGATCAAGTCTGGAGAGCTCCAGGGCAGGAGAATTGTAGTGCCCGAGGCTGTGGTGGCGGAGCTGGAAGCCCAGGCCAACCACGGCCGAGAGATCGGCCTGAAGGGATTGGAGGAGCTGAGAAAGCTCTCCGAGCTTGCCAAAGCCGGCAAGATCGAACTGGAGTATGTAGGAATCAGGCCGAACCTGGATCAGATCAAGCTCGCCGGTGGTGGAGAGATCGATGCTATGATCAGGGATGTTGCCCTGGAGCTGGGCGCCTCCTTCCTCACCAGCGATCAGGTTCAATCCCGGGTGGCAGAGGCGATGGGCCTGGATGTGGAGTACGTCCGTCCCCAAAGGGAGGCGATCAAGCCTCTGTCCCTGGATAGATACTTCACCGAGGATACCCTATCCATTCACCTCAAGGAGAGCGCAATACCCATGGCCAAGAGGGGCCATGTAGGGGACTTCTCCCTGGTCCGGCTGGGCGAAAGACCCTCATCGGAGAGGGAGCTGAGGGACCTATCCCGGGAGATATACGAACGGGCTAAAGCCGATCCAGATGGCTATGTGGAGATGGAAAAGATGGGGGCAGCGATAATCCAGATTGGGCCGATGAGGATCGCCATCGCCAAGCCGCCGTTCTCCGACGGCCTGGAGATCACCGCCGTTCGACCGGTGGCCAAGGTGAGCTTTGACTCCTACCGCCATAGCAGCATGCTCAAGACCCGCCTCAAGGAAGGTCAGAGGGGAATTCTCATCGCCGGTCCGCCAGGGTCGGGCAAGTCCACCTTCGCAGCAGGATTGGCCGAATACCTTTTGGACTGCAACTATGTGGTCAAGACTCTTGAGTCTCCTCGCGATCTGCAGGTTCCCCCGGAGATCACCCAGTACGGCCCTCTGGAGGGGAGCATGGAGGCATCGGCAGATATACTGCTCCTGGTCAGGCCCGACTATACCATCTACGATGAGGTCAGGAAGACACGCGACTTCCAGGTCTTTGCCGATATGAGGCTTGCCGGGGTGGGCATGATCGGCGTGGTCCATGCCAACAAACCCATCGATTCCCTGCAGAGGCTCCTTGGCCGGGTGGAACTGGGCATGATACCTCAGGTGGTGGACACCGTGGTCTTCATCGAGAGAGGGGAGGTCACTAAGGTTTTGGATGTGGAGTTTGTGGTCAAGGTTCCCTCGGGAATGGTGGAGGCTGATTTAGCCCGGCCGGTGATCGTGGTCAAGGACTTCGAGAGCGGCCAGGCGGAGTACGAGATGTACTCTTACGGAGAGGAGATCGTGGTGATGCCCGTCACCAGAGAGGAGAGAAAGCCCTCCTGGAATCTGGCCAGCAGGGAGATTGAGAAGGAGATCTCTCACCATGTACGTGGCCCCTTCAAGGTGGAGATGCTCACCGACTCCAGCGCAGTGATCCATGTACCTCAAGAGGATGCTGCGAGGGTGATCGGCAAGGCGGGAAAGAACATCGACCAGATCGAGAGGAGCCTGGGGATGCATATCGATGTCCGGGCAAGGGACGAGCCCTCTGTTCCTGAGCCGAGGATGGAGGAGACGGCAAAGCATATCATCCTCTGGCTGGACGGCATGGCCGGTGAGTCAGTCGATGTCTCTGTAGGGGATGAGCCCGCCTTCACCGCCACTGTGGGCCGAAGAGGAGATATCCGCATAGCCAAATCCTCGGAGATGGCCAAGAGGATCATAAAGAAGATGAAAAAGGGTGAGAGTATAGAGGTGCATAGGTCGGGATCGGAATGGAATGGATGA
- the mutS gene encoding DNA mismatch repair protein MutS, which yields MPPVKLSPLMEQYYQNKKLYPDALLLFRVGDFYETFADDAVIVARDLNITLTSRQKDDQGEKIPLAGVPYHSLDAYLARLIRAGHKVAICDQVEDPKLARGLVKRAITRVVTPGTIIEPSMLDESSNNFLAAIVKGDENVGLAFVDVSTGEFLTTEVPHNRLYSELARFRPAECLSAFSLHWEGTSLQILEEPCFSAERAEAALADRYGPDWKERLRLEGRGLSQRACGAVLSYLNASRFDLLGHLKDVQIYSGSDYMVLDEVTVRNLEITRNIRDRSRRGTLLEFLDQTRTAMGARTLARWLQMPLQSEQAIARRLDGVEELASKSLLHRSLAEELKGTSDLERLLSRISCKSASPKELSVLKSTLEMLPRLQEILMDDQSSAQSSYLQDLSSRLSPLDDIVSLIERSIMEDPPVHVRDGGVIREGYDPEIDQLRELLRDGRGWISRLEGSEKERTGIKSLKIAFNNVFGYYIEVSRANLHLVPQNYIRKQTLANGERFVTPELKDMESRVLSAQERSVSLEQELFYKVRDLVASKAGVIQERATALAELDVLISLATSAKENNMIRPEFNQEGRISIRSSRHPVLDKAMRGAFVPNDVLLDTDRNRLIILTGPNMAGKSTFMRQIALTAIMAQTGSFVPAAYASLSLVDQVFTRVGAYDDLSAGQSTFMVEMTEIAHILTSATRKSLVLLDEVGRGTSTFDGLSLAWAISEYLHESIKCKSVFATHYHQLTDLESILSGVRNYSIAVKEDKGTITFLRTVVPGATDKSYGVHVARLAGVPRTVTKRADQILREIEKEALMQPGSGGRSQRRSSRYTQLIFFDGNEDGNTAGEVERDKKDPILEEIESLDLDMMTPREALDRLAQYQRMQREREEG from the coding sequence ATGCCCCCAGTTAAGCTCTCTCCCCTGATGGAGCAGTACTACCAGAATAAGAAGCTCTATCCAGATGCTCTGCTCTTATTTCGGGTGGGCGACTTTTACGAGACCTTTGCCGACGATGCAGTCATCGTTGCCCGCGATCTGAACATCACCCTCACCTCCCGGCAGAAAGACGACCAGGGAGAGAAGATCCCTCTGGCAGGGGTCCCTTATCATTCCCTCGATGCCTACCTCGCCCGGCTCATCCGGGCGGGGCATAAGGTGGCCATCTGCGACCAGGTGGAGGACCCCAAACTTGCCCGGGGTCTGGTGAAAAGAGCCATCACCCGGGTGGTGACCCCGGGAACGATAATCGAGCCCTCCATGCTGGACGAGTCCAGCAACAACTTCCTGGCGGCGATAGTGAAGGGGGATGAGAATGTGGGCCTTGCCTTTGTGGACGTTTCCACTGGCGAGTTTCTGACCACGGAGGTTCCACATAACCGCCTCTACTCCGAGCTGGCCCGTTTCCGGCCGGCGGAGTGCTTGTCAGCCTTTTCCCTCCACTGGGAGGGCACAAGCCTGCAGATCCTGGAGGAGCCCTGCTTCTCCGCGGAGAGAGCAGAGGCCGCCCTGGCCGACCGCTACGGACCGGACTGGAAGGAGAGGCTCCGGCTGGAGGGAAGGGGTTTATCCCAGAGAGCCTGCGGAGCAGTCCTCTCCTATCTGAACGCTTCTCGCTTCGACCTTCTGGGTCACTTGAAGGATGTTCAGATCTACTCGGGATCGGATTATATGGTTCTGGATGAGGTCACAGTGCGAAACCTGGAGATCACCAGAAACATCCGCGACCGCTCTCGCAGGGGCACCTTGCTGGAGTTCCTGGACCAGACTAGAACGGCCATGGGGGCGAGAACCCTTGCCCGCTGGCTGCAAATGCCCCTGCAGAGCGAGCAGGCAATAGCCCGCAGGCTGGATGGAGTAGAGGAGCTTGCCAGCAAATCCCTGCTGCACCGCAGCCTGGCTGAGGAGCTCAAGGGCACCTCTGACCTGGAGAGGCTTTTAAGCCGGATATCATGCAAATCCGCCAGCCCTAAAGAGCTGTCCGTCCTGAAGAGCACTCTGGAGATGCTGCCCCGTCTGCAGGAGATCCTCATGGATGATCAGTCCTCGGCTCAAAGCTCATATCTGCAGGATCTTTCAAGCAGGCTCTCTCCCCTGGATGATATCGTCTCCCTGATAGAGAGATCGATAATGGAGGATCCGCCCGTCCATGTTCGGGATGGGGGGGTGATCAGGGAGGGCTACGATCCGGAGATAGACCAGCTCCGGGAGCTCTTGAGGGACGGCAGAGGCTGGATCAGCCGCCTGGAGGGTTCGGAGAAGGAGAGGACGGGCATCAAATCCCTCAAAATCGCCTTTAACAATGTCTTCGGCTACTATATCGAGGTCTCGCGGGCAAACCTGCACCTGGTTCCCCAGAATTATATTCGCAAGCAGACCCTGGCCAATGGGGAGAGATTTGTGACCCCAGAGCTCAAGGATATGGAGTCTCGAGTCCTCTCCGCCCAGGAGAGGTCGGTATCTTTAGAGCAGGAGCTGTTTTATAAGGTGCGGGATCTAGTCGCCTCAAAGGCGGGAGTCATCCAGGAGAGGGCCACGGCACTGGCAGAGCTCGATGTTCTGATCTCCCTGGCCACCTCCGCTAAGGAGAACAATATGATCCGGCCGGAGTTCAATCAAGAGGGAAGAATCTCGATTCGCAGCAGCCGCCACCCGGTGCTGGATAAGGCGATGCGAGGCGCCTTTGTGCCCAATGACGTCCTATTGGACACAGATCGCAACCGTCTGATAATCCTCACCGGCCCGAACATGGCGGGCAAATCCACCTTCATGCGCCAGATAGCCCTGACGGCGATCATGGCCCAGACCGGGTCCTTTGTGCCTGCTGCCTATGCCTCCCTCTCACTGGTGGACCAGGTTTTCACCCGGGTGGGGGCATATGACGACCTGTCCGCAGGACAGAGCACGTTCATGGTGGAGATGACTGAGATCGCCCACATCCTCACTTCTGCCACCAGAAAGAGCCTGGTTCTCCTGGATGAGGTGGGCCGGGGGACAAGCACCTTCGACGGCCTGTCCCTGGCCTGGGCCATATCCGAGTACCTGCATGAGAGCATCAAATGCAAGTCCGTCTTCGCCACCCACTACCATCAGCTCACTGATCTGGAGAGCATCCTCTCCGGAGTGAGAAACTACAGCATTGCCGTAAAGGAGGATAAGGGTACGATCACCTTCCTGCGAACGGTGGTCCCGGGGGCGACGGACAAGAGCTATGGAGTGCATGTCGCCCGCCTGGCCGGGGTTCCCAGGACGGTGACAAAGAGGGCAGACCAGATCTTGAGAGAGATAGAAAAGGAGGCCCTTATGCAGCCGGGATCGGGCGGGAGAAGTCAGAGGAGATCTTCTCGCTACACCCAGCTCATATTCTTCGATGGCAATGAGGACGGGAATACGGCCGGGGAAGTGGAGAGGGATAAGAAGGATCCCATCTTAGAGGAGATCGAATCACTGGACCTGGACATGATGACCCCCAGGGAGGCTTTGGACCGCCTCGCCCAATATCAGCGGATGCAAAGGGAGAGAGAGGAAGGATAA